GCGAGGCGCTTGCGCCGTATCCTTCGGCCGCCGCGACTGGCCACGACACGCGGCCGCGAGGGCCTGTTTGGTGCGTGCCCTCCTGCCAAGGCCGCGGCGTCTGTGCGACGCCAGGAAACAGCCATGAACACCAACTTCGGCCTCATCGGCATCAAGCTCGGTAACACTCAGGTTTTTGGCAAAGACGGCAACGTGAAGCGCGTCACAGCCATTCGGGTGGGGCCCAGCCTCGTACTCGGCAAGCGTAGCGAGGACAAGGAAGGCTACTCGGCGCTTATCGTCGGCTTCGGGGAACGGCGGGACAAACTGGTCAACAAGCCCGAGGCGGGCCTGTACAGGAAGATCGATCAGAAGCCCGCACGCAAGGTGCGGGAGTTCCGTTTGCCAGCCGAGAAACTGTCCGAGTTCGCGGTGGGGCAGCACTTGAAGCCTTCGGAGCACTTCAGGGTCGGCCAGAAGGTGGATGTCACTGGAATCAGCAAGGGCCGTGGCTATACCGGGGTCATGAAGCGCTGGAACTTTGCTGGTGCCGGAAGCGCGAGTCACGGCACCCACGAGTACAAGCGCCACGGCGGCTCCATCGGCACCAACCTAACGCCCGGACGGACCCTGGCGAATTTGAAAATGGCCGGGCAGTACGGCAACGAGACGGTCACGATTCTCAATTTGGAGATCGCCGAGGTACTCGACGAGGAGTGGATGCTGCTCGTCGAGGGGGCGGTGCCGGGACCACGAAACGGCTTCGTGACGGTGCGCGGCGCAGTCAAGGCGAAGCCGGCCTGAAGCGCGCCGCAAAGCGGATGCCACGCAGGCCCCAGGACACCTACGGGCGCCGGGCCAGACGCGAGGGCTACCCAGCGCGCTCGGTGTACAAGCTCGAGGAGCTCGATCGCCGGCTTGGGCTGCTGCGCCCCGGCGGGCGGGTGCTCGACCTGGGGGCGAGCCCGGGTTCGTGGCTGCTCTACTGCGCGCAGCGTGTGGCGCGGCAGGGACGGGTCGTGGGCCTGGACCTGAAGCCGCTAGCCCGCGATCTACCACCGCAGGCACGCTTCGAGCAGCACGACGTCGCCGAGCCCCTGCCCAGCGCGGCGACGCAAGATGCCCCCTTCGATGTGGTGCTCAGCGACATGGCGCCCAACACCACCGGGCAAGCCCATGTGGACCACTACCGCAGCTACGAACTGTTCATGCGCGCCCTGGAGCTGGCGAGCGAGCTCTTGCGCCCGCAAGGCAGCTTCGTGGCGAAGCTCTTTCAGGGCGCGGAATTCGACAACGCCCGCCGGGCGGTGGGCCAGCACTTCGCCAGGGTGCGCATCGTGCGGCCCCGCGCCTCCCGAAGAGAGAGCTCCGAGCTGTTCATCGCGGGTCTAGCCCGCATCGGCTAGAAGCAGGGGAAGG
This window of the Pseudomonadota bacterium genome carries:
- the rplC gene encoding 50S ribosomal protein L3, with product MNTNFGLIGIKLGNTQVFGKDGNVKRVTAIRVGPSLVLGKRSEDKEGYSALIVGFGERRDKLVNKPEAGLYRKIDQKPARKVREFRLPAEKLSEFAVGQHLKPSEHFRVGQKVDVTGISKGRGYTGVMKRWNFAGAGSASHGTHEYKRHGGSIGTNLTPGRTLANLKMAGQYGNETVTILNLEIAEVLDEEWMLLVEGAVPGPRNGFVTVRGAVKAKPA
- a CDS encoding RlmE family RNA methyltransferase: MPRRPQDTYGRRARREGYPARSVYKLEELDRRLGLLRPGGRVLDLGASPGSWLLYCAQRVARQGRVVGLDLKPLARDLPPQARFEQHDVAEPLPSAATQDAPFDVVLSDMAPNTTGQAHVDHYRSYELFMRALELASELLRPQGSFVAKLFQGAEFDNARRAVGQHFARVRIVRPRASRRESSELFIAGLARIG